Proteins encoded by one window of Mercenaria mercenaria strain notata chromosome 4, MADL_Memer_1, whole genome shotgun sequence:
- the LOC128556404 gene encoding carboxypeptidase N subunit 2-like yields MDRWKYILCIYLTLLFSNFSWLQVAASDYVPIIQSAFPPVWHTNYYDRIVGGAVCSPYGIPAADPKYISETYYTGTTTWNELHPETTLIIIGCPYGLETKSLESDLNNGYVAKFKLLMHFHYEGCILRSLSNNAFKGLSRLRVVLLKSINLHFVSTNAFKDLVNLIWLSMDNNELNKITTEHFCYNSKLEFLQLRSNKLDGIRETHNVSNGTCANLTFNSLVLDNNAIVESKINYRSFRVNSVLSLINCSLKKISKESFEGLENLLDIDLSDNEITYLDENTFDDMRNQLQIIFLSNNRLVYLHSDYFRVLNISYLMLDHNDIEFINGSLYHIHNLKVLDISSNKLQCVSRLFQNMTKLTVLNISDNYIQSVKGDEFYLTNGIKKLDFSRNLLLNIPAKLFANLEMLEELRLDSNNITVISNKVFSKCTKLSHLYLSKNSLENINLLELHSDKLIYLDITDNKLTELPTGYNESTRTCYSYLSLQTLNASRNKIESFLFTQELIIEFQQHRTRPSFKSSAKAKPNRFEG; encoded by the coding sequence ATGGATAGGTGGAAATATATACTGTGTATATATCTAACGTTACTTTTCTCCAACTTTTCCTGGTTACAAGTTGCGGCATCTGATTATGTTCCCATAATTCAAAGTGCGTTTCCTCCTGTGTGGCATACAAATTACTACGACCGAATAGTTGGAGGAGCTGTATGTAGTCCTTATGGGATACCAGCAGCCGATCCTAAGTACATCTCCGAAACATATTACACGGGAACAACGACATGGAATGAACTCCACCCTGAGACCACTCTTATTATCATTGGATGTCCCTACGGATTGGAAACGAAATCACTAGAAAGTGATTTAAACAATGGCTACGTAGCAAAATTCAAACTACTTATGCATTTTCATTACGAAGGTTGCATTCTGAGGTCACTTTCTAACAACGCTTTCAAAGGACTTTCTCGACTCCGTGTAGTGCTTTTAAAGTCTATCAATCTTCATTTTGTGAGTACAAACGCTTTTAAAGACCTTGTTAATTTGATATGGTTGAGTATGGACAACAATGAGCTGAATAAAATCACAACGGAACATTTCTGTTATAATTCTAAACTGGAATTTTTGCAGTTAAGATCAAATAAACTTGATGGTATAAGAGAAACACACAATGTAAGTAATGGAACGTGTGCTAATCTGACCTTTAATTCTCTTGTTCTGGACAACAATGCCATTGTTGAAAGCAAAATAAACTATCGATCATTTCGCGTCAATAGTGTTCTGTCACTAATAAACTGTAGCTTAAAGAAAATAAGTAAAGAATCCTTTGAAGGCCTTGAAAACCTGTTGGATATTGATTTGAGTGATAATGAAATAACATATTTGGATGAAAACACTTTTGATGACATGCGAAATCAATTACagataatatttttatcaaataatcgcCTAGTCTATCTTCATTCGGACTATTTTAGAGTTTTGAATATATCGTACCTTATGTTGGATCACAATGATATTGAATTCATAAATGGatcattatatcatatacataatTTAAAGGTGCTGGATATTTCTTCAAATAAACTTCAATGTGTGTCAAGATTGTTTCAGAATATGACTAAATTAACAGTTCTAAACATCAGTGACAATTATATCCAAAGTGTCAAAGGAGACGAGTTTTACCTTACAAATGGAATTAAAAAATTGGATTTCTCTAGAAATTTGCTGCTTAATATACCAGCGAAGCTGTTTGCAAATCTTGAAATGCTAGAAGAACTGAGGCTGGACTCAAATAATATTACTGTTATCAGTAATAAAGTGTTTTCGAAATGTACAAAACTTTCACATTTGTATTTAAGCAAAAacagtttagaaaatataaatctCTTAGAGCTGCATTCAGACAAGTTAATATACCTTGACATAACTGATAACAAACTCACAGAACTACCGACAGGGTATAACGAGTCCACTCGAACGTGTTATAGTTATTTAAGCTTGCAAACATTGAATGCGAGTAGAAACAAAATTGAGTCTTTTTTATTCACTCAGGAACTTATCATTGAGTTTCAACAACATAGAACACGTCCCAGTTTTAAGTCATCTGCCAAAGCTAAACCAAATCGATTTGAGGGGTAA
- the LOC128556648 gene encoding toll-like receptor 5, producing MSYLMLDQNDIGFINGSLSHIHNLKVLNISANKLQSLSGLFQNMTKLTVLNISDNYVQNVKGDEFYHTNGIEKLDLSRNLLLNIPAKLFVNLEILTELRLDSNNITVISNKAFSKCTKLSHLYLSKNSLENISLLELHSNKLIYLDITNNKLTELPTGYNESTGTCYSYFNLQTLNASRNKIESFQARCFHSLRNLSLSFNNIEHVPVLSHLPKLNQIDLRGNRIVDLEPQNVLCSEESSLRKLDIGDNKIETIATGVFEKCTNLEILLLNNNYLRTMDAQFPVSLKVLHLSRNKFSCECALASFVDYVKLLKTDNITCSVNGNDVDIKSAGIKPCVSNTLLHVLIESLLPFASCLLLAGIISVLIFRYRYEIEVIVFYKWNIRFRCCCRKRKSEPVNHKYDAFVCFAEEDVNYVRSTLVPLLEPKFKLCIYYRDCPVGEDIAEAILDVIESRSSVSIFYAESMGDI from the coding sequence atgTCGTACCTTATGTTGGATCAGAATGATATTGGATTCATAAATGGATCATTATCTCATATACATAATTTAAAGGTTCTGAATATTTCTGCAAATAAACTTCAATCTCTATCAGGATTGTTTCAGAATATGACTAAATTAACAGTTCTAAACATCAGTGACAATTATGTCCAAAATGTCAAAGGAGACGAGTTCTACCATACAAATGGAATTGAGAAATTGGATTTATCTAGAAATTTACTGCTTAATATACCAGCGAAGCTGTTTGTAAATCTTGAGATACTAACTGAACTGAGGCTGGACTCAAATAATATTACTGTTATTAGTAACAAAGCGTTTTCAAAATGTACTAAACTTTCACATTTGTATTTAAGCAAAAACAGTTTAGAAAATATAAGTCTCTTAGAGCTGCATTCAAACAAGTTAATATACCTTGACATAACTAATAACAAACTCACAGAACTACCGACAGGGTATAACGAGTCCACTGGAACGTGTTACAGTTATTTTAACTTGCAAACATTGAATGCGAGTAGAAACAAAATTGAGTCGTTTCAAGCGAGGTGTTTTCATTCACTCAGGAACTTATCATTGAGTTTCAACAACATAGAACACGTCCCAGTTTTAAGTCATCTGCCAAAGCTAAACCAAATCGATTTGAGGGGTAACAGAATTGTTGACCTTGAACCTCAAAATGTGCTTTGTTCAGAAGAAAGCTCCTTGCGAAAACTTGATATTGGTGACAATAAGATTGAAACCATAGCCACTGGAGTTTTTGAAAAGTGTACAAATCTTGAAATCTTACTTCTGAACAATAATTACTTAAGAACAATGGATGCACAGTTTCCAGTATCACTAAAGGTACTACACCTTTCTCGCAACAAATTTAGTTGTGAATGTGCTTTGGCATCTTTTGTAGACTATGTCAAGTTACTAAAAACAGATAACATTACATGTTCTGTAAATGGAAATGACGTTGACATTAAATCAGCTGGTATTAAACCCTGTGTAAGCAATACACTTTTGCATGTTCTTATTGAAAGTCTGCTTCCTTTTGCAAGTTGTTTACTGCTAGCTGGAATAATATCTGTGTTGATATTTCGGTATCGATATGAAATTGAAGTAATAGTTTTCTATAAATGGAACATACGTTTTCGTTGTTGCTGCAGAAAACGAAAGTCTGAACCTGTGAATCATAAGTATGACGCCTTCGTTTGTTTTGCGGAAGAGGATGTTAACTATGTAAGAAGCACACTTGTCCCACTTCTTGAGCCTAAGTTTAAGTTGTGTATTTACTACCGGGATTGTCCAGTAGGTGAAGACATTGCAGAAGCCATTTTGGATGTAATAGAATCTCGTAGTTCTGTCTCAATCTTTTATGCAGAGTCGATGGGGGACATTTGA
- the LOC123552910 gene encoding toll-like receptor Tollo, whose translation MNCSEACMLCVYITMCFYNFTWLQVATSDEFATVVSAFPPIWHTNYIERITGGALCWPDKKPAADPYNYYTNYTGTTTWEELHPETTIISIWCSEGFNDQSLENDLQNGHIANFKLLMHFEYRNCSLRSLTNNVFKGLSRLRVVLLRYNNLHFVSTNAFKDLANLIWLSMDNNELNIITTEHFCYNSKLEFLQLRSNKLEGIRETHNVSNGTCANLTFNSLVLSNNAIVESKTNYRSFRVNGVLSLTNCSLKKIGKDSFEGLEHLLDIDLSDNEITNLDENTFDDMRNQLQKISLSNNRLNYLHSDYFRALNISYLMLDHNDIEFINGSLSHIHNLKVLNISSNKLKSVSGLFQNMTKLTVLNISDNYIHSVKGDDFYHTHGIKKLDLSRNLLLNIPAKLFANLEMLNELWLNSNKITVISNKAFSRCTKLSHLRLSRNSLENISLLELHSDKLIYLDIADNKLTELPTGYNESIGRCYSYLNLQTLNASRNKIESFQSRCFYSLRNLSLSFNNIEHVPVLSHLPKLNQIDLRGNRIVDIAPEYVLCSGESFLQKLDIGDNKIETIAAGTFEKCTYLEILLLDNNHLNTMDAQFPVSLKVLHLSRNKFSCECALASFVDYLKLLKTDNITCAVNGNDVDIKSAGIKPCVSNTLLHVLIESLVPFASVLLLAGIISVLIFRYRYEIEVIAFYKWNIRFRCCCRKRKSEPVNYKYDAFVCFAEEDINYVRSTLVPLLEPKFKLCIYYRDFPVGEDIAEAILDVIESSAVTLVVLSQSFIQSRWGTFEFRNAHHHSMRSHDKKLLIIVLENSVLEMKLDLTLRSILYCKTYLTKDDKLFEQKLLHAMPDHAFEDQSRVNFENEQLIN comes from the coding sequence ATGAATTGTTCAGAGGCTTGTATGTTGTGTGTATATATTACAATGTGTTTCTACAATTTTACCTGGTTACAAGTTGCGACATCTGACGAGTTTGCTACAGTCGTTAGTGCATTTCCTCCAATATGGCATACGAATTACATTGAACGAATAACTGGTGGTGCCTTATGTTGGCCTGATAAGAAACCTGCAGCTGATCCTTATAACTACTATACAAATTACACGGGAACAACGACATGGGAGGAGCTTCACCCTGAGACAACAATTATTAGCATTTGGTGCTCCGAAGGATTTAATGACCAGTCACtagaaaatgatttacaaaatgGACACATAGCAAACTTTAAACTACTTATGCATTTTGAGTACAGAAATTGCAGTCTGAGGTCACTAACCAACAACGTTTTCAAAGGACTTTCTCGACTCCGTGTAGTGTTATTAAGGTATAACAATCTTCACTTTGTGAGTACAAACGCTTTTAAAGACCTTGCTAATTTGATATGGTTGAGTATGGACAACAATGAGCTAAACATAATCACAACGGAACATTTCTGTTATAATTCTAAACTGGAATTTTTGCAGTTAAGATCAAATAAACTGGAGGGTATAAGAGAAACACACAATGTAAGTAATGGAACGTGTGCTAATCTGACCTTTAATTCTCTTGTTCTGAGCAATAATGCCATTGTTGAAAGCAAAACAAACTATCGATCATTTCGTGTCAATGGTGTTCTGTCACTAACAAACTGCAGCTTAAAGAAAATAGGTAAAGACTCATTTGAAGGCCTTGAACACCTGTTGGATATTGATTTGAGtgataatgaaataacaaatttaGATGAAAACACTTTTGATGACATGCGAAATCAATTACagaaaatatctttatcaaataaTCGCCTGAACTATCTTCACTCTGACTATTTTAGAGCTTTGAATATATCGTACCTTATGTTGGATCACAATGATATTGAATTCATAAATGGATCATTATCTCATATACATAATTTAAAGGTTCTGAATATTTCTTCAAATAAACTTAAATCTGTATCAGGATTGTTTCAGAATATGACTAAATTAACAGTTCTAAACATCAGTGACAATTATATCCATAGTGTCAAAGGAGACGACTTTTACCATACACATGGAATTAAAAAATTGGATTTATCTAGAAATTTACTGCTTAATATACCAGCAAAGCTGTTTGCAAATCTTGAAATGCTAAATGAACTGTGGTTGAACTCAAATAAAATCACTGTTATTAGCAACAAAGCATTTTCGAGATGTACAAAACTCTCACATTTACGCTTAAGCAGAAACAGTTTAGAAAATATAAGTCTCTTAGAGCTGCACTCAGACAAACTTATATACCTTGACATAGCCGATAACAAACTCACAGAACTACCGACAGGGTATAACGAGTCTATTGGAAGGTGTTATAGTTATCTTAACTTGCAAACATTGAATGCGAGTAGAAACAAAATTGAGTCGTTTCAATCGAGGTGTTTTTATTCACTCAGGAACTTATCATTGAGTTTCAACAACATAGAACACGTCCCAGTTTTAAGTCATCTGCCAAAGCTAAACCAAATCGATTTGAGGGGTAACAGAATTGTTGATATTGCACCTGAATATGTTCTTTGTTCAGGCGAAAGCTTCTTGCAGAAACTTGATATTGGTGACAATAAGATTGAAACCATAGCCGCTGGAACTTTTGAAAAGTGTACATACCTTGAAATCTTACTTCTGGACAATAACCATTTAAATACTATGGATGCACAGTTTCCAGTATCACTAAAGGTACTACACCTTTCTCGCAACAAATTTAGTTGTGAATGTGCTTTGGCATCTTTCGTAGACTACCTTAAGTTACTGAAAACAGATAACATTACATGTGCTGTAAATGGCAATGACGTTGACATTAAATCAGCTGGTATTAAACCCTGTGTAAGCAATACACTTTTGCATGTTCTTATTGAAAGTCTAGTTCCTTTTGCAAGTGTTTTACTGCTAGCTGGAATAATATCTGTGTTGATATTTCGGTATCGATATGAAATTGAAGTAATAGCATTCTACAAATGGAACATACGTTTTCGTTGTTGCTGCAGAAAACGAAAGTCTGAACCTGTGAATTATAAGTATGACGCCTTCGTTTGTTTTGCGGAAGAGGATATTAACTATGTAAGAAGCACACTTGTCCCACTTCTTGAGCCTAAGTTTAAGTTGTGTATTTACTACAGGGATTTTCCAGTAGGTGAAGACATTGCAGAGGCCATTTTGGATGTCATAGAATCCAGTGCTGTCACTCTCGTAGTTCTGTCTCAATCTTTTATCCAGAGTCGATGGGGGACATTTGAATTCAGAAATGCACATCATC